A segment of the Gemmatimonadaceae bacterium genome:
CACCTGCGCCAGGACCCGTGCCCGCTCCAACTCTCGTGTCGACATCCCCGTGCGCCCCATCCCGGCCTCCTCGCGAGGCCTCGAATCTGGGGGACACTTCTACTGGTCGCACCACGGGGACATTATCCGCGGCGTGCAACAGGCTTGCAACTACGATTTAGGATATGGAATCCGGAGCGGGAAAAGGGATCGCGAATTGGGATATCGATCGCGATTGGCAGTGGTTCAAACATCGGCGTTGGGGCCTGTTTGCGGTTGCCGCAAGGATCCCCTGCAACCCACCGTCGAGCCTGACGCCCGACTCCCTCTGCGGCCTGCTCCCGAGCCCGCCCTCGCTCCCGCCGCCGTTCACGCCGCCTCGCCCGCGCCGCGACCGCAAGACCGCACCTCTGGCAGAACTCGCTGAGACCCCGCAAAATGCAGTTATGTCATTTCGCCGCAAAGTCTTAGGCATCGGCGCTGCGCTCCTCGCCGCGAGTTGTGCGTCGCCGGAATCTCCGCCTGATGAACCGACGAAGGACTCCGAGTCGCGCATAGCACTCCGCGCTAGCATCGGCCCCGAATTCGGTGGAACCGAAGTTGTTGTCACGGCCGACGACTCCGTGATCGTTCGGGCGACCGTGGTCGGGCGGCCTGACCTGTACGAGGCCCCGGCGCTGACCGTGAACGACACCACGGCGGTTACCATGCGGCCGGACGGCAGCGCGTTCCTGTTGCGCGCCCCCGGAACCCTGACGTTCAGCGCCACGGCCAAGGCACGCTCGGTCAACACCCGCCCGGCGCTCCTCGTGGCCAGCGGGAAATTCACGCCGGTCTGCCTGGCGTATGCCGCGGCAGGGATCAACCTCGCCGTGCGCGATTCGATCGCCGGCGTCGCCGTTTCCGGCCCCGGCGCGATGCGACTGCATGCGACGAACGGCACGGCCAGCGACTCGCTCCGCTCGCCAACCCTCATCGCCAGCTGGGCCACCGCGTGGGAGAGGCCCGGCACGTGGACCGTTTCCATCGACGCCGAAGGCTACCGCCCCTGGCAGCAGTCAGGGCTCGTGGTGACGAAGGGCCTCTGCCACGTGCGCCCCATCGCCGTGACCGCCCGCCTCCAGCGCCAGTAATCACGCGGCCGCGCCCGCGGCAGCCGCGCCGCTCCTCGCCTCGCGCAAAACCAAACGCCCCCGGGATCTCGTCCCGAGGGCGTCTGTTGTCTCTCTGTTGTTTCTCTGTTGTTTCTCTGTTGTCTCTCTGTTGTCTCTCTACCACCGATAGTGCGCAAACGCCTTGTTTGCTTCGGCCATCCGGTGCGTGTCTTCCTTCTTCTTGATGGCGTTGCCCTCGCCCTTCGAGGCGGCAATCACCTCGGCGGCGAGCTTCTCGGCCATCGACTTCTCGTTGCGGTCGCGCGAGAACGAGATCAGCCAGCGCATCGCCAGCGCCGTGCGGCGCTCGGGACGCACTTCGACCGGCACCTGGTAAGTGGCGCCACCGACGCGGCGGCTCTTCACCTCGACGACGGGCTTCAGGTTGGCCAGCGCCTGCTTGAAGACGTTCACGCCCGGCTGGCTGGTGCGGCTCTCGACGAGGTCCATCGCGCCGTAGAAGATGCGCTCGGCCGTGGACTTCTTGCCGGCGTACATCAGCACGTTGATGAACTTCGAGACGGTCTGCGAATCGTAGCGCGCGTCCGGGAGGATGGAGCGCTTGACGGCAGTTTTGCGGCGACTCATGGCTTACTTACCCCCCGCCTTCGGCTTCTTGGTGCCGTACTTGGAACGGCTCTTGTTGCGGCCGTTCACGCCCGAGGCGTCGAGCTTGCCGCGCACGATGTGGTAGCGCACGCCCGGAAGGTCCTTCACGCGGCCGCCGCGAATGAGCACGATCGAGTGCTCCTGCAGGTTGTGGCCTTCGCCGGGGATGTAGGCGGTGACTTCGAAGCCGTTGACCAGGCGGACACGCGCCACCTTGCGCAGCGCGGAGTTCGGCTTCTTGGGAGTCGTGGTGTACACGCGGGTGCACACGCCACGCTTGAACGGATTCGCCTTCAGAGCCGGAGCCTTCTCCTTGCGGGAGACGTCACGGCGGCTCTGCCGGACGAGCTGATTAATCGTCGGCATCGTATCCTGATGCTGTTCGTGAACCTGATTCTACGTGGATCACCCCGAATGGGTGGCACGGAACAGAGCCTTAAGTAATAGCGGGGAGAGGGGGGCGGGTCAATGGGAACGAGGGGTGGAACGGGGAGGAGGTAGAGGCCTGGCGAGGAGGATGGAGGGGCGGAACGAGGATGGAGTCCATTGGCGCGCCCGACGATCTCCCTCCCCGTTCCGACTCCCTTTCCCCCTCGCGTAGCCCCTACCCCCTCCTCGTTCCGCCCGTCCGCCGCCCTCACATTCCAATGAGTCCGTCCACCGGCAACTGATCCCTCGCCTTCACCGCGCTCTCGAACTCGCCGCACAGGTGCGCGATGGAGTTGGCGTAGTAGCTCACCAGCTCGCGGCCACGCGGCAGGATCAGGTAGCCGTCGCCGGCGCGCGCCACCACGCGGCGCATCCGCAGCATGCGGTACGCGCGCTCCCACGACTCCTCCACCTCGCGGTCGGCGCGCAACACGCGCGCGCCGCGCGCGACGAGCGCGGTGCGCAGTTCGGTCAGGCGCGC
Coding sequences within it:
- the rpsG gene encoding 30S ribosomal protein S7, which gives rise to MSRRKTAVKRSILPDARYDSQTVSKFINVLMYAGKKSTAERIFYGAMDLVESRTSQPGVNVFKQALANLKPVVEVKSRRVGGATYQVPVEVRPERRTALAMRWLISFSRDRNEKSMAEKLAAEVIAASKGEGNAIKKKEDTHRMAEANKAFAHYRW
- the rpsL gene encoding 30S ribosomal protein S12 — protein: MPTINQLVRQSRRDVSRKEKAPALKANPFKRGVCTRVYTTTPKKPNSALRKVARVRLVNGFEVTAYIPGEGHNLQEHSIVLIRGGRVKDLPGVRYHIVRGKLDASGVNGRNKSRSKYGTKKPKAGGK